A genome region from Clostridium pasteurianum includes the following:
- the secY gene encoding preprotein translocase subunit SecY, translated as MLSTLRNAWKVPELRKRILFTLAMVLIYRMGNFIPVSGVDTSKLLNLTNQSGSLFGLYNMMTGGAFSQFSIFAMGIIPYINSSIIVQLLTVAIPSLEQLSKEGEEGRKKIQKITRYLSVPLAALQTLTIYAAIRTAGALKSNSVLSVFLMVLTLTTASTFLMWLGDQITDKGIGNGASLIIFVNIISRFPSTMYSIMKLKSSDSINVVEAVVVGAIAVVFFVAVVIETLAERRIPIQYAGKAVAGKVSRKQSSHIPINMNASIIIAIIFAMSVMLFPTTISQFWPNAKVTKFLTGSQYSPFKENTIPYMLLYFVLIVFFTWFYTQITFKPEEMSENIHKSAGFIPGIRPGDPTTRFIERVLDKMAILGGVFASVIVIIPMIIEANSSFQGIHFGSTGLLIVVGVALENLRIMQSQLTMRHYHGFLSE; from the coding sequence GTGTTATCAACCTTACGTAATGCTTGGAAAGTCCCAGAATTAAGAAAAAGAATTTTATTTACGCTTGCGATGGTTCTGATATACAGGATGGGTAATTTTATTCCCGTCTCTGGTGTCGATACCTCCAAGTTATTGAATTTAACGAATCAATCAGGTTCTCTTTTCGGACTCTATAATATGATGACAGGTGGAGCATTTAGTCAGTTTAGTATATTTGCGATGGGTATTATACCTTACATTAACTCATCTATCATTGTTCAACTGTTGACAGTAGCTATTCCTTCTCTTGAACAGCTTTCAAAAGAAGGGGAAGAGGGAAGAAAAAAGATACAGAAAATTACAAGGTATCTATCAGTCCCTTTAGCAGCACTTCAAACACTTACAATTTATGCTGCAATTAGAACTGCCGGTGCATTAAAGAGTAACAGTGTACTTAGTGTATTTCTAATGGTATTGACATTAACAACAGCTTCAACGTTTTTAATGTGGTTAGGTGATCAGATAACTGATAAAGGAATAGGAAATGGTGCTTCACTTATAATATTTGTGAATATTATATCTAGATTCCCATCAACTATGTATAGTATTATGAAGTTAAAGTCATCTGACAGTATAAATGTAGTTGAGGCAGTTGTAGTTGGTGCAATTGCTGTTGTATTCTTTGTTGCAGTTGTTATAGAGACATTAGCTGAGAGAAGAATACCTATACAATATGCTGGTAAGGCGGTTGCAGGAAAAGTTAGTAGAAAACAGTCATCACATATTCCTATAAATATGAATGCTTCAATTATTATAGCTATAATATTTGCTATGTCTGTTATGTTGTTTCCTACTACGATTTCTCAATTTTGGCCTAATGCTAAAGTAACTAAGTTTTTAACTGGAAGTCAGTATAGTCCATTTAAAGAAAATACAATACCATATATGTTATTGTACTTTGTACTAATAGTATTCTTTACATGGTTCTACACTCAAATAACATTTAAACCTGAAGAAATGTCTGAAAACATTCATAAATCTGCAGGATTTATTCCAGGAATAAGACCGGGTGATCCTACAACTAGGTTTATAGAAAGAGTGCTTGATAAAATGGCAATTTTAGGTGGAGTATTTGCTTCTGTCATAGTAATAATTCCTATGATAATTGAGGCTAATAGCTCATTTCAGGGAATCCATTTTGGAAGTACAGGACTTCTTATTGTAGTGGGAGTTGCATTAGAGAATCTTAGGATTATGCAATCTCAATTAACAATGAGACATTATCATGGATTTCTTAGTGAATAA
- the rplE gene encoding 50S ribosomal protein L5, whose product MVPRLKEKYEKEVIPALMEKFQYTNIMEVPKIEKIVINMGVGEAKENQKVLESAVADMQLISGQKPVLTRAKKSVANFKIRENMPIGCKVTLRKNKMFEFADKLMNIALPRVRDFRGVSSKSFDGRGNYALGIKEQLIFPEIEYDKIDKVRGMDVIFVTTAKTDEEARELLKSLGMPFAQ is encoded by the coding sequence ATGGTTCCAAGACTTAAAGAAAAGTATGAAAAAGAAGTTATTCCAGCATTAATGGAAAAATTTCAATATACAAATATTATGGAAGTTCCAAAGATTGAGAAAATAGTTATAAACATGGGCGTTGGAGAAGCTAAGGAAAATCAAAAGGTTTTAGAGTCAGCTGTTGCTGATATGCAGTTAATCTCAGGTCAAAAGCCTGTTTTAACAAGAGCAAAAAAATCAGTAGCTAACTTTAAAATAAGAGAAAATATGCCTATAGGATGCAAGGTTACATTAAGAAAGAACAAGATGTTTGAGTTCGCAGATAAATTAATGAATATAGCATTACCAAGAGTTAGAGACTTCAGAGGAGTGTCAAGTAAGTCTTTCGACGGAAGAGGAAATTATGCACTAGGCATTAAAGAGCAATTAATATTTCCAGAAATAGAATATGATAAAATAGATAAAGTTAGAGGTATGGATGTAATTTTTGTTACAACTGCCAAGACAGATGAAGAAGCAAGAGAATTATTAAAATCTCTTGGTATGCCATTTGCTCAATAA
- the rplR gene encoding 50S ribosomal protein L18 yields MLNKIQSRTRRHLRVRNKISGTPERPRLAVYRSEKNIYAQVIDDVNGTTLVSASTKDKDFSAKAGSNKEAAKLVGGTIAKKALDKGIKQVVFDRGGYIYHGRIKELADGAREAGLEF; encoded by the coding sequence GTGTTAAACAAAATTCAGTCAAGAACAAGACGTCACTTAAGAGTACGTAATAAAATTTCTGGTACTCCTGAAAGACCAAGACTTGCTGTATATAGAAGTGAAAAGAATATATATGCACAAGTAATTGACGATGTAAATGGTACTACATTGGTTTCAGCTTCTACAAAAGATAAAGATTTTTCAGCTAAAGCTGGAAGTAATAAAGAAGCTGCTAAACTTGTAGGCGGAACCATTGCTAAGAAAGCTCTAGACAAGGGAATAAAGCAGGTTGTTTTTGATAGAGGTGGATACATATATCACGGAAGAATCAAAGAACTTGCTGATGGAGCAAGAGAAGCAGGATTAGAGTTCTAA
- the rpsE gene encoding 30S ribosomal protein S5: MRIDPSTLDLKEKVVFINRVAKVVKGGRNFRFTALVVVGDENGHVGVGTGKSAEIPEAIRKGIEDAKKNLVEVAIVGTTVPHEIYGEFGTGRVLIMPASEGAGVIAGGPVRPVLELAGLKDVRAKSLGSNNPRNMVNATINGLSRLRTAEQVAALRGKTVEEILG, encoded by the coding sequence ATGAGAATAGATCCTAGCACATTAGATCTTAAAGAAAAGGTTGTATTTATAAACAGAGTAGCTAAGGTTGTTAAAGGTGGTAGAAATTTCAGATTCACTGCATTAGTAGTTGTTGGAGATGAAAATGGCCACGTTGGAGTTGGTACAGGAAAATCAGCAGAAATACCTGAAGCTATAAGAAAAGGCATAGAAGATGCTAAAAAGAACTTAGTTGAAGTTGCTATTGTTGGAACAACAGTTCCTCATGAAATATACGGAGAATTTGGAACAGGAAGAGTTTTAATAATGCCTGCATCAGAAGGAGCCGGAGTTATAGCCGGTGGTCCAGTAAGACCTGTTCTTGAATTAGCTGGATTAAAAGATGTAAGAGCTAAATCTTTAGGTTCAAACAATCCAAGAAATATGGTTAATGCAACAATCAACGGTTTGTCAAGATTAAGGACTGCTGAACAAGTAGCAGCTTTAAGAGGAAAAACAGTTGAGGAAATTTTAGGATAG
- the rpmC gene encoding 50S ribosomal protein L29: MKAKELREKASEELTAQLVDLKSELFTLRFQLATGQLENPMRIKEVKKSIAQIKTILREEELKACEN, from the coding sequence ATGAAGGCTAAAGAATTAAGAGAAAAAGCATCTGAAGAATTAACAGCACAATTAGTTGATTTAAAGTCAGAATTATTCACATTAAGATTTCAATTGGCTACAGGTCAGCTTGAAAATCCAATGAGAATAAAGGAAGTTAAAAAATCAATAGCCCAAATTAAAACCATCCTTAGAGAAGAAGAATTAAAAGCGTGTGAAAATTAA
- the rpsS gene encoding 30S ribosomal protein S19: MSRSIKKGPFVKESLLKKIVEMNKNGEKKVIKTWSRSSTIFPEMIGHTIAVHDGRKHVPVYISEDMVGHKLGEFVLTRTFRGHGTTEKTTAVK, translated from the coding sequence GTGAGTAGATCAATAAAGAAGGGACCTTTTGTAAAAGAATCTTTATTAAAAAAGATAGTGGAAATGAATAAAAACGGCGAAAAGAAAGTTATAAAAACTTGGTCGAGAAGTTCAACTATTTTCCCTGAAATGATAGGTCATACTATAGCTGTTCATGATGGAAGAAAGCATGTTCCTGTTTATATAAGTGAAGATATGGTAGGACACAAATTAGGAGAATTTGTTCTTACTAGAACGTTCAGAGGTCACGGAACTACAGAAAAGACGACAGCAGTTAAGTAA
- the rplF gene encoding 50S ribosomal protein L6 — protein sequence MSRIGKQPVAIPSGVTVTVTPDNVVTVKGKKGQLEKAMHKDIKIAVEDNQVVVTRPSDDKNHRALHGLTRALINNMVQGVTEGFSKTLELVGVGYKAQLKGKNLVLSLGYSHPVEVKNVEGITFKTPDANTVVVEGISKELVGSVAADIRTFRKPEPYKGKGIKYKDEFIRRKEGKTGK from the coding sequence ATGTCAAGAATCGGTAAACAGCCAGTTGCAATACCTAGTGGTGTAACTGTTACAGTAACACCAGACAACGTTGTTACTGTAAAAGGTAAAAAAGGCCAATTAGAAAAAGCAATGCATAAGGATATAAAGATTGCAGTTGAAGATAACCAGGTTGTAGTTACAAGACCTAGTGATGATAAAAATCATAGAGCACTTCATGGATTAACAAGAGCTTTAATAAATAACATGGTCCAGGGTGTCACAGAAGGATTTTCAAAGACTTTAGAATTAGTTGGAGTTGGTTATAAAGCTCAACTAAAGGGTAAAAATTTAGTATTAAGTCTTGGATATTCACATCCAGTAGAAGTTAAAAACGTTGAAGGAATAACTTTTAAGACTCCAGATGCAAACACAGTTGTTGTTGAAGGAATTAGTAAAGAGTTAGTTGGTTCTGTAGCAGCTGACATAAGAACATTTAGAAAACCTGAACCATATAAGGGTAAAGGAATTAAGTATAAAGACGAATTCATAAGACGTAAGGAAGGCAAAACTGGTAAGTAG
- the rplO gene encoding 50S ribosomal protein L15 — protein sequence MKLHELKPAEGSKKSPKRIGRGTGSGWGRNAGKGENGQNARSGGGVRPGFEGGQMPLYRRLPKRGFTNIFAKTITAINVDRLNVFEDNTEVTIDALINKGIIKKVNDGVKILGNGELKKKLIVKVNKYSESAAKKIEAAGGKAEVI from the coding sequence ATGAAACTTCATGAATTGAAGCCTGCAGAAGGATCAAAAAAATCTCCTAAAAGAATCGGAAGAGGTACTGGTTCTGGCTGGGGAAGAAATGCAGGAAAAGGAGAAAACGGTCAAAATGCAAGAAGTGGTGGCGGAGTAAGACCAGGATTTGAAGGCGGTCAGATGCCATTATATAGAAGATTACCTAAAAGAGGATTTACTAATATATTTGCAAAAACAATCACAGCTATAAACGTTGATAGATTAAATGTATTTGAAGATAATACAGAAGTAACAATAGATGCGCTGATAAATAAAGGAATAATTAAAAAAGTTAATGACGGAGTTAAGATTTTAGGTAATGGAGAACTCAAAAAGAAATTAATAGTTAAAGTTAACAAATATTCCGAATCAGCGGCTAAAAAAATAGAGGCAGCTGGGGGAAAAGCTGAGGTGATATAA
- the rpmD gene encoding 50S ribosomal protein L30 — protein MAKVSITLKKSLIGRKKDHIATVNALGLRKIGHTVEHEDTPQIRGMIKKVDYLLDVK, from the coding sequence ATGGCTAAAGTTTCAATAACATTAAAAAAGAGTTTAATTGGAAGAAAAAAAGATCATATAGCTACAGTTAATGCTCTTGGACTTAGAAAGATAGGCCACACAGTAGAGCATGAAGATACTCCTCAAATTAGAGGTATGATAAAAAAAGTTGATTATCTTTTAGATGTTAAATAA
- the rplC gene encoding 50S ribosomal protein L3 has translation MKKAILGKKLGMTQIFNEEGKVVPVTVVEAGPCVVIQKKTSEKEGYDAIQVGFGDLKEKLANKPVKGHFAKANVSAKKFIKEFRLEDVSSYELGAEIKADVFAAGEKVDVSGVSKGKGFQGTIRRWGAHRGPMAHGSKFHRAVGSMGGSSDPSRTFKTKKLPGHMGHVNTTVLNVEVAKVIPEKNLILIKGGVPGPNKSFVMIKNSVKA, from the coding sequence AACTTGGTATGACACAGATATTTAATGAAGAAGGAAAAGTTGTTCCTGTAACAGTTGTAGAAGCAGGTCCATGTGTAGTAATTCAGAAGAAAACTTCAGAAAAAGAAGGATACGATGCTATACAGGTTGGATTTGGAGACTTAAAGGAAAAACTTGCTAATAAACCTGTAAAAGGACATTTCGCAAAAGCAAATGTTTCAGCTAAAAAATTCATAAAAGAATTTAGATTAGAAGATGTAAGCAGCTATGAATTAGGTGCTGAAATAAAGGCTGATGTATTTGCAGCTGGCGAAAAAGTTGATGTATCAGGAGTTTCAAAAGGTAAGGGCTTCCAAGGTACAATAAGAAGATGGGGAGCACATAGAGGACCTATGGCTCACGGATCAAAATTCCATAGAGCAGTTGGTTCAATGGGAGGATCATCAGATCCATCAAGAACTTTTAAAACTAAGAAACTTCCAGGACATATGGGCCATGTTAATACAACAGTATTAAATGTTGAAGTTGCAAAGGTCATTCCAGAGAAGAATCTTATATTAATAAAAGGCGGAGTTCCTGGACCAAATAAATCATTTGTAATGATAAAGAATTCAGTTAAGGCTTAG
- the rpsC gene encoding 30S ribosomal protein S3 translates to MGQKVNPHGLRVGVIKDWDAKWYANSKNFSYYLVQDNNIRKFIKNKLSNSGVSRIEIERAAKRVKINIYTAKPGMVIGKGGQGIEALKKSLTSLVEKENIIINIVEVKNSEANAQLMAENIAQQLERRISFRRAMKQTIQRAMRSGVKGVKTSCAGRLAGAEIARTEQYHEGTIPLQTLRADIDYGFTEANTTYGKIGVKVWVYRGEILPTKKIEGKKEEANA, encoded by the coding sequence TTGGGTCAGAAAGTTAATCCGCATGGTTTAAGAGTTGGCGTCATCAAAGACTGGGACGCAAAATGGTATGCAAATAGTAAGAATTTCTCATATTACCTAGTACAGGATAATAATATAAGAAAATTCATTAAAAATAAGCTTTCAAATTCTGGAGTTTCTAGAATAGAAATTGAAAGAGCAGCAAAGAGAGTAAAAATTAATATATATACTGCTAAGCCTGGTATGGTTATAGGCAAAGGCGGTCAAGGAATTGAAGCTTTAAAGAAGAGTTTGACTTCTTTAGTTGAAAAAGAAAATATTATTATTAATATAGTAGAAGTTAAAAATAGTGAAGCAAATGCACAACTTATGGCTGAAAATATAGCTCAACAGCTTGAGAGAAGAATATCTTTCAGAAGAGCAATGAAACAAACAATACAAAGAGCTATGAGATCAGGAGTTAAGGGTGTAAAAACTTCTTGTGCTGGAAGACTTGCTGGAGCAGAAATAGCAAGAACTGAACAGTATCATGAAGGTACAATTCCACTTCAGACTTTAAGAGCTGATATAGATTATGGATTTACAGAAGCCAATACTACTTATGGTAAAATAGGTGTAAAAGTATGGGTTTATAGAGGTGAAATTCTTCCAACTAAAAAAATTGAAGGTAAGAAGGAAGAAGCTAACGCATAA
- the rplD gene encoding 50S ribosomal protein L4, giving the protein MPTVEVFNKEGKKVEDIELSDKIFGAKISESSVHQVVVAQLANKRQGTQSAKTRTEVSGGGIKPWRQKGTGRARQGSIRAPQWIHGGVVFAPKPRNYRISVPKSMRRTAMLSVLTSKVNEKEMIVLDELNMETPKTKEIVNMLNAFETKKALIVVAESDKNVYKSVRNIQGAAVIPANNLNVYDILKYEKFIVTKDAVSKIEEVYA; this is encoded by the coding sequence ATGCCTACAGTAGAAGTATTCAATAAAGAAGGTAAAAAAGTTGAAGACATTGAGTTGTCTGATAAAATTTTTGGAGCTAAAATTAGCGAAAGTTCAGTTCACCAGGTTGTAGTTGCACAGCTTGCAAATAAGAGACAAGGAACACAAAGCGCTAAAACTAGAACAGAAGTTTCTGGAGGTGGAATAAAGCCTTGGAGACAAAAAGGAACTGGTAGAGCAAGACAGGGTTCAATAAGAGCACCACAATGGATTCATGGTGGAGTTGTATTTGCACCAAAGCCTAGAAATTATAGAATTTCAGTTCCAAAATCAATGAGAAGAACAGCAATGCTATCAGTTCTTACAAGCAAAGTTAATGAAAAAGAAATGATCGTGCTTGACGAATTAAACATGGAAACACCTAAAACTAAGGAAATAGTTAACATGCTTAATGCTTTTGAGACAAAGAAAGCACTTATAGTTGTAGCTGAATCTGATAAAAATGTATATAAATCAGTTAGAAATATACAGGGTGCAGCAGTAATACCTGCTAATAATTTAAATGTGTATGACATATTAAAATATGAGAAGTTCATAGTAACTAAGGATGCTGTATCAAAGATTGAGGAGGTGTATGCATAA
- the rpsH gene encoding 30S ribosomal protein S8, with product MVMTDPIADLLTRIRNANIVKHGVVELPSSKIKKAMANILLQEGYLKDIEEYNDGVVPMLRLSMKYGKGKERIITGLRRISKPGLRVYCRKEEIPKVLNGLGIAIISTSKGIVTDKEARKLGLGGEVLCYVW from the coding sequence ATGGTTATGACAGATCCAATAGCAGATTTATTAACTCGTATAAGAAATGCTAATATTGTTAAACATGGAGTGGTTGAGTTACCTTCTTCAAAAATTAAAAAGGCAATGGCAAACATATTGCTTCAGGAAGGTTACTTGAAAGATATAGAAGAGTACAATGACGGAGTTGTACCAATGTTAAGACTATCAATGAAATATGGAAAAGGCAAAGAAAGAATAATTACTGGTTTAAGAAGAATATCAAAACCAGGTTTAAGAGTTTATTGCAGAAAGGAAGAAATTCCTAAAGTATTAAACGGACTCGGAATCGCAATTATTTCAACATCAAAGGGAATAGTTACTGATAAAGAAGCTAGGAAATTAGGATTAGGCGGCGAAGTACTTTGCTACGTTTGGTAG
- a CDS encoding type Z 30S ribosomal protein S14, with amino-acid sequence MARKALIEKWKKEPKYSTRAYTRCKICGRPHSVLKKYGICRICFRELAYKGEIPGCRKASW; translated from the coding sequence ATGGCACGTAAAGCTTTAATAGAAAAGTGGAAAAAAGAACCTAAATATTCAACAAGAGCTTATACAAGATGTAAAATATGTGGAAGACCACATAGTGTGCTAAAAAAATATGGAATTTGCCGTATTTGTTTTAGAGAACTTGCATATAAGGGTGAAATACCTGGATGTAGAAAAGCAAGCTGGTAG
- the rplN gene encoding 50S ribosomal protein L14: MIQAQTMLKVADNSGAKEIMCVRVLGGSKRKWGNIGDTIVASVKSATPGGVVKKGEVVKAVVVRSVKGLRRADGSYIKFDENAAVLIKDDKQPRGTRIFGPVARELRDKEFNKILSLAPEVL, from the coding sequence ATGATACAAGCACAAACTATGTTGAAAGTTGCAGATAATTCTGGAGCTAAAGAAATAATGTGTGTTAGAGTATTAGGTGGTTCCAAGAGAAAATGGGGAAACATTGGTGATACAATAGTTGCTAGCGTTAAAAGTGCAACACCAGGTGGAGTTGTCAAAAAGGGTGAAGTAGTTAAAGCAGTTGTAGTTAGGTCTGTCAAAGGCTTAAGAAGAGCTGACGGTTCATATATAAAATTTGATGAAAATGCAGCAGTATTAATAAAAGATGATAAACAGCCAAGAGGTACTCGTATTTTTGGACCTGTTGCCAGGGAGTTAAGAGATAAAGAATTTAATAAAATATTATCATTAGCACCTGAAGTTCTATAG
- the rplW gene encoding 50S ribosomal protein L23 gives MYTNSHDIIRKPVITEKSMAEMADKKYTFIVDPHANKSQIKKAIEEVFGVKVEKVNTTNILGKTKRVGVHVGKRADFKKAMIKLTEDSKAIEFFEGMQ, from the coding sequence ATGTATACAAATAGCCATGATATAATAAGAAAACCAGTTATAACTGAAAAAAGTATGGCTGAAATGGCAGACAAAAAATACACCTTTATAGTAGACCCACATGCAAATAAATCACAAATAAAAAAAGCAATTGAAGAAGTCTTTGGAGTAAAAGTTGAAAAAGTAAACACTACTAATATACTTGGAAAAACAAAGAGAGTTGGAGTGCATGTCGGTAAGAGAGCAGACTTCAAAAAAGCAATGATTAAATTAACTGAAGACAGTAAAGCAATAGAATTTTTTGAAGGAATGCAATAA
- the rplV gene encoding 50S ribosomal protein L22 — protein sequence MEAKAIAKYVRMSPLKVKIVLDLIRGKNVNEAFAILKYTPKDAAVVINKILKSAVANAENNFNLDGNKLYVSEAYAGQGPTLKRFQPHAQGRAFSIKKRSSHITVIVKERD from the coding sequence ATGGAGGCTAAAGCTATAGCTAAATACGTTAGAATGTCCCCACTGAAAGTTAAGATCGTTCTTGATTTAATAAGAGGAAAGAATGTAAATGAAGCATTCGCAATACTAAAATATACACCTAAAGATGCTGCAGTTGTTATAAACAAAATATTAAAATCTGCAGTAGCAAATGCTGAAAATAATTTTAATTTAGATGGAAATAAATTATATGTTTCTGAAGCTTACGCAGGTCAAGGACCTACCTTGAAAAGATTTCAACCTCATGCACAGGGTAGAGCATTCAGTATAAAGAAAAGATCAAGTCACATAACAGTGATTGTAAAAGAAAGAGATTAA
- the rpsQ gene encoding 30S ribosomal protein S17, whose product MERGDRKTRIGRVVSDKMDKTIVVAVETKVRHPLYGKTVNRTTKFKAHDENNEAKVNDRVLIMETRPLSKDKRWRLVDIVEKAK is encoded by the coding sequence TTGGAAAGAGGAGACAGGAAGACAAGAATTGGAAGAGTTGTATCCGACAAAATGGATAAAACAATAGTTGTTGCAGTTGAAACAAAAGTTCGTCATCCTTTGTACGGAAAAACTGTAAATAGAACAACTAAATTTAAAGCTCATGATGAAAATAATGAAGCTAAAGTTAATGATAGAGTATTAATAATGGAAACAAGACCATTATCTAAAGATAAGAGATGGAGACTTGTAGATATAGTTGAAAAAGCTAAATAA
- the rplB gene encoding 50S ribosomal protein L2, translated as MAVKGFKPTSPARRQMTVSTFEEITTDVPEKSLLVSLNNRAGRNNNGKITVRHRGGGNRNKYRVIDFKRNKDGVPAKVATIEYDPNRTAYIALLVYADGEKRYIIAPTKLSVGDTVVSGPDADIKVGNALPIKNIPVGTIIHNIELAAGKGAQLVRSAGSSAQLMAKEGNHAQLRLPSGEMRYVRIECRATIGVVSNLTHEIVNIGKAGRKRHMGIRPTVRGSVMNPNDHPHGGGEGKAPVGRPGPVTPWGKPALGYKTRKHKKYSDKLIVKRRNDK; from the coding sequence ATGGCAGTTAAAGGCTTTAAGCCTACTTCTCCTGCAAGAAGACAGATGACAGTTTCTACATTTGAAGAAATAACTACTGATGTACCAGAAAAGTCATTATTAGTTTCTTTAAACAATAGAGCAGGAAGAAATAACAATGGTAAAATAACAGTTCGTCATAGAGGCGGCGGAAACAGAAATAAGTATAGAGTTATAGATTTTAAAAGAAATAAAGATGGAGTGCCAGCTAAGGTTGCTACAATAGAGTATGATCCAAACAGAACAGCGTATATAGCATTATTAGTATATGCTGATGGTGAAAAGAGGTACATAATTGCTCCTACTAAATTATCAGTTGGAGATACTGTTGTATCAGGTCCAGATGCGGACATAAAAGTTGGTAATGCGCTTCCAATAAAAAACATACCTGTTGGTACAATAATTCATAATATAGAATTAGCAGCAGGAAAAGGTGCACAATTAGTAAGATCAGCTGGTTCATCAGCACAGCTTATGGCTAAGGAAGGAAACCATGCACAATTAAGACTTCCAAGCGGTGAGATGAGATATGTTAGAATTGAATGCAGAGCTACAATTGGAGTTGTATCAAATCTAACACACGAAATTGTTAACATCGGTAAAGCTGGAAGAAAGAGACACATGGGAATAAGACCAACAGTAAGAGGTTCTGTCATGAACCCTAATGACCATCCACACGGTGGTGGAGAAGGTAAAGCACCAGTTGGTCGTCCAGGACCAGTAACACCATGGGGTAAACCAGCATTGGGTTACAAGACTAGAAAACATAAAAAGTATTCTGACAAACTTATTGTTAAGAGAAGAAATGATAAGTAG
- the rplX gene encoding 50S ribosomal protein L24: MANKVHVRKQDSVVVVSGKDRGKIGEVLAVNPKKGTVLVKDVNVVVKHQKPNKQNMQGGLINREAPINSSKVMLYCTKCKTATRISKKVLDDGTKVRVCKKCGETF, from the coding sequence ATGGCTAATAAAGTTCATGTTAGAAAACAGGATTCAGTTGTTGTCGTATCTGGTAAAGATAGAGGCAAGATTGGAGAAGTATTAGCAGTTAATCCTAAAAAGGGAACTGTTCTAGTTAAAGATGTTAATGTAGTTGTAAAACATCAGAAACCAAATAAGCAAAATATGCAGGGCGGTCTAATAAATAGAGAAGCTCCAATAAATAGTTCTAAAGTAATGTTATACTGCACAAAATGCAAGACTGCTACAAGAATCAGTAAAAAGGTACTTGATGACGGAACAAAAGTTAGAGTATGCAAAAAGTGCGGAGAAACATTTTAA
- the rplP gene encoding 50S ribosomal protein L16: MLMPKRVKHRKVQRGRMRGKATRGNFIAYGEYGLQATECAWITSNQIEAARIAINRYVKRGGKLWIKIFPDKPVSQKPAETRMGSGKGAPEYWVAVVKPGRILFEMSDVTEAQAREAFRLASHKLPIKTKFVTRKDFEEMGGEANEG; the protein is encoded by the coding sequence ATGTTAATGCCTAAAAGAGTTAAACATCGTAAAGTTCAGCGTGGCAGAATGAGAGGCAAGGCTACAAGAGGTAACTTTATTGCTTATGGTGAGTATGGACTTCAGGCTACTGAATGTGCTTGGATAACAAGTAACCAAATAGAAGCTGCCAGAATAGCTATAAATAGATATGTTAAAAGAGGAGGAAAACTTTGGATAAAGATTTTCCCTGATAAACCAGTATCTCAGAAACCAGCTGAAACTCGTATGGGATCAGGTAAAGGTGCACCAGAGTATTGGGTAGCAGTAGTTAAACCTGGTAGAATATTGTTTGAAATGTCAGATGTTACTGAAGCTCAAGCAAGAGAAGCATTTAGACTTGCATCACATAAACTTCCTATAAAGACTAAGTTCGTAACTAGGAAGGACTTTGAAGAAATGGGTGGTGAAGCAAATGAAGGCTAA